A region of the Candidatus Hydrogenedentota bacterium genome:
GCGCGCTCGTCCTGACCGTATTGTCCGGCGCCGTAGAAGTCCACGCCGGTGACACGACACAGAAGGTTGAAGCCGGTTCGCGCAGCACGGTCGTGGCGCAAGCGGCGACGCCGAGTCAAGAAGCGCTGAGCAAAACGGACTACACCGCGAAATGGCTGGGCGATCCGGGTTCTGCCGGGCCTCCGGAAGCGCTGGTCTTCCGCCCTATACGCGACATGTTCCTTTACGCCATGTGGGCCGTGGATGTGCAAACAGGCAAGGCGCGGGAAGTCACGGACTTTCTGAGTGTTGGTCCGGAATTGGTGGCCCAGGTTGGCTCGAACCTCGCCTTGGTGAAATCGAGTTCTCTTATCTTCCCCCATTTTGGCTCCGACCCTGTGGGCGGGGCAGGGCGCCCATTCATCAACGATGTTCTGTACTTGGTGAACCTGGTGACGGGTGAGAAGATGCCCATGACGCCACTGGCGGACTATGACCCGCTGTACATGGAGATTTCGCCGGATCGCCGCAAAGTGGCTTTTGTGGGCGGTTACACACCGGACAAGACCAAGCCAGCCGAACGGGAAGGCGGCGTCTACGTATTGGACTTGGAGACCCTGACCGTCAATCGCGTGCTCGAAGGCTGGCTGAAAACCTGCCCGCACTGGTCACCCGACTCGAGATGGTTGGCCGTCGCGGATGCCGAAGGGTACGTCGGCGGCAGCGAGTATGAGATTGTGATCATCGACACCGCAGCGCAAAGCGTGGTACGCACGGGACTAAACGGAGCCGGTGTTCACTTCACGCCCGATGGAGAGAGCATCGTCTACTCGTCTGGGTTCAAGCGCGACGGCAGTTGGAGCGCCGGCGTGCCCACGTATGGGAACTTGTTCATCGCGTCCCTGCGCGACCCCCGGCCCGAGCAACGGACAACACTGCCCGGCGGCGGAGCCATCAATCCCAGCTTTACGCCAGACGGAAAAGGTTTGCTTTACTGGGAAGCATCATCCGAAACGAAGCAGTCTGCCGCGTTGCACCTGCTCGATCTCGCTAAC
Encoded here:
- a CDS encoding FecR domain-containing protein, translated to MSEFNEQNGMPDGEFERLLKDAPKPPRMDSARKEAVWSSLEVQLTSVERTPLVARRRLRLAWAAASFLAILGAALWFAPRGNNVADRVEIVEGRVVSVVGDHGPAALSAGVSLKANERIEVGPNSAAKLALADGTALWLCENTQAVYLGPRSAKGPSLELVVGEVRAEVTPGPPEEAFSIKTPAATLRVLGTRFNCKLYAGDASVPDVQSSEDTNMKRLRAALRSALVLTVLSGAVEVHAGDTTQKVEAGSRSTVVAQAATPSQEALSKTDYTAKWLGDPGSAGPPEALVFRPIRDMFLYAMWAVDVQTGKAREVTDFLSVGPELVAQVGSNLALVKSSSLIFPHFGSDPVGGAGRPFINDVLYLVNLVTGEKMPMTPLADYDPLYMEISPDRRKVAFVGGYTPDKTKPAEREGGVYVLDLETLTVNRVLEGWLKTCPHWSPDSRWLAVADAEGYVGGSEYEIVIIDTAAQSVVRTGLNGAGVHFTPDGESIVYSSGFKRDGSWSAGVPTYGNLFIASLRDPRPEQRTTLPGGGAINPSFTPDGKGLLYWEASSETKQSAALHLLDLAN